A stretch of DNA from Pongo abelii isolate AG06213 chromosome 10, NHGRI_mPonAbe1-v2.0_pri, whole genome shotgun sequence:
cagcctgggcgacatagcaagactccatctcaaaaacaaaacaaaacaaaacaaaacaaaaaaacacagctgtAGTTCTAAGTacttctaatatttaaaaaatgaaaacattcagtATTTCATATTATGTAAAATATGGAGCTGGGGGTAATACTACTTGTGCTCTGATTTCTGCTGTCTTGGCAGAAAGACCTCCTATAATCCTCTCAGTACAGATTCAattcttactcatttttattctctctgccCCGCCCCTCTTTTCCTTAAACCAATAAACAAAAACTCAGCTCCAGGATTTGCTGCTCAGAACTTACCTAATGGATATCCCCGATATCCCTCATTTGGAGATGCTTCATCCCATCCTTCAAGCAGACATCCTTCTGTGGGAAGTGCTCGCCTGCCTTCAGTAGGGGAAGAATCTACACATCCTTTGCTTGTGGCTGAGGAACAAGTAAGCACGTGCTACTGTGTAACAGCAATAATGATTGTTCAGAGTTAGGGTATCATTGTGCTAATACTGGAAGATTTTATTCAGCTTGAAGTTTAACTTTATCTGTTTGTAAATTACTTTTGTAGTGAACAATCAGAGGAAATAGCATATATTTGCTGGTTTATGCTCAAATATATGTGGGTATTCAGGGGAACTTACCATTAGAGTAGCTTGTGGGTTCACAGAAGAGGTACATCTATAGATTAAGAAAGGCATAACTAATGGTCAGTTCCCATTATAAGAACGTCCAATGGATTAAGAGTTTATGCTGCTTTTCATATTTTAGCCATTATAGTCAGTGAACTACTAGTAGGAAGGTAGATTTTGCTGTTAATGTTATGGAGTTATTTAGTGTTCCCGAGTATTCTAGTTTTCATGTGTGGAATGAAGTATCTGGTTGGAACCTCTGTATTAATTAGTTATACTTATGTTTTGTAAACCATATGTCACATTGAAaagtttttagtgtttttaaaatcagtttctttGTGTTCTTTACATAATGAGTTGTTATATTATTTACTGAAATTACatgagtcttggtctgtcgcccaggctggagtgcagtggcatgatctcagctcactgcaacctccacatcccgggttcaagcagctctcctgcctcagcctcccaggtagctgggattacaggcgcaggccaccacatccagctaattgcttcatatttttagtagagatggggtttcaccatgttggccaggctggttttgaactcctgacctcaagtgatctgcctgccccagcctcccaaagtgttgggattacaggcatgagccactgtgcccgacccttgtaaatatttttatattatctccCCAAAATACTATTAAGCTTTTCTAAATAGTGATAATTTCTTACTTGGtggcatttattttatatatatgcattttacaGAACTCTTATTAAATCTAGTGGAGTTAATCTTCTTATACAGTCAGATCATCAGTAAATAAGGATAAACTTATCTCTTTTCAAAGTCGTTATTTATTTCTGGGTCATGTTTTAATGCTTTCAGAACCTCTACAACAGCAGCAAAATGATAATCCCTATTTTgttcctgatttttattttttacataatatttatcatgtttaacaataaaatataatgttacatgttattttattttattttttgagatggagcctcactctgttgcccaggctgatatgtaatggtgtaatctcggctcactgcaacctctgcctcgcgggttcaaatgattcgtgtgcctcagcctccagagtagctgggattacaggcgcttaccaccacgcccagctaatttttgtatttttagtagggacagggtttcaccatgttggccaggatggtctcgaactcctaacctcaagtgatccacctgcttcagtgtcccagagtgctgggattacaggcatgggccactgtgcccagcctgcgtGTTATTTTGAAGTCGTTATTCTTTTATCAAATTAGGAAGACATTTCtacatttctccttctctttccacctttttattaataaaaaaataggTGCAAAAGTTTTGAAGTAAGAGTACATTTGGAAAGAAAGTTAATAAAGTTAACTGTTGTCAATAAAATTAACCGATGTGGTCAggctttttttcagttttgtttttttaagtaagtTAACTAATGCACTTTCTGTTTTGCTTTAGGTACATACCTATGTCAACACTACAGGTGTGCAAGAAGAGCGGAAAAATCGCACAAGTGTGCATGTTCCATTGGAGGCAAGGGTTTCTAACGCTGAAAGCAACACACCAAAAGAAGAACCAAGTAGTGTTGACGACAGGGATCCTCAGATTCTTCTTGAACCTGAAGGAGTCAAATTTGTTTTAGGGCCAACCCCTGTTCAAAAGCAGTTAATGGAAAAAGAGAAACTGGAGCAACTTGGAAGAGATCAAGTCAGTGGAAGTGGAGCAAATAACACAGAATGGGACACTGGCTATGACAGTGATGAACGAAGAGATGCACCCTCCGTTAACAAACTGGtgtatgaaaatataaatggGCTCTCTATCCCTAGTGCCTCAGGGGTCAGGAGAGGTCGTCTGACATCCACCAGTACCTCAGATACCCAGAATATCAACAACTCAGCTCAGAGAAGAACTGCATTATTAAACTATGAAAATCTACCATCTTTGCCTCCTGTTTGGGAAGCCCGCAAGCTAAGTAGGGATGAAGATGACAATTTAGGaccaaagaccccatctctaaatggCTACCATAATAATCTAGATCCAATGCATAACTATGTAAATACAGAGAATGTAACAGTGCCGGCAAGTGCTCACAAAATAGAATATTCAAGGCGTCGGGACTGTACACCAACAGTCTTTAACTTTGATATCAGACGCCCAAGTTTAGAACACAGGCAGCTTAATTACATACAGGTTGACTTGGAAGGTGGCAGTGACTCTGACAACCCTCAGACTCCCAAAACGCCTACAACTCCCCTTCCACAAACCCCTACCAGGCGCACAGAGCTGTATGCCGTGATAGACATCGAGAGAACTGCTGCTATGTCAAATTTGCAGAAAGCACTGCCACGAGATGATGGTACATCTAGGAAAACTAGACACAATAGTACTGATCTGCCCATGTGAACCTGGAAAGCATTATGTTGTTTGCACCTttgtgaagtttttaaaaatgaagatgcaagtgcttcattttcatttctaaacacTAACTCCTTTTATAGActgataaaatttttttctgaatatttcatgtGCATCTTTAACTAAAGGGAATTAATGTAGAGCAGGTACTCCTTAAAGAACACTAATTTCATTATATACTACTCGTTGTACAGCAGCATTCCCATTTTCACAGTGCCTATTTAAAATGAGAGTTGAAGTAAATGACATGCTGGTTGATTTTTATCAATATTCTGGACTTAACACATATCTTTCATGTCTAAGTCATGGTtggcttttaaaactttttataaagCCTCTTGACAATGTGCATTGCTAACAGGTAACTATAGGTTTTGAAAGTAATGCTCGTAGATTCAGTGTTCACAGTATGTGGCCTCCAGCATGTAACATGAGGAatcctttatttcattaattaatgGCTTTTTGACTTGAGCCAAAACATATGTAAAGGAAACAGAAGTACCACACCTCCTCTTATACCAGTCAGCTCCTTTGCCTGCAGTGTTACTAGAAAGCGGCCTGTGTCCATGAGTATGGTTTGCTATTGGTACACtgaaaggcaggaaggaggcaAGATTTTCTATTTACTCATCTCATGATGTCATTTGAAGGGCATGTCCAGATATCTTAAAATTATAATAGGCTCAAGAATCAGTCTCAGGTCACTTTAcccaaaaacatttgaaaatctgAACCACAGTCTCTTGAAAGTTTTTCTCCTATAGATTATTGACAACACATTGTTTTCTGGAGGCATTTGTGCCATTAGGTTTCCATTtatcttcagtttttttctttggtgtttgggatgtcttattttgttgccttatgtccttttcaatttaaaatgtttgagtTTGTATATAGTTTTGAAATTGGATTATGTGTTCATTGTtgtttagtttgcatttttgtCAAATTATGGTTTCGAAGGTTCATTTGGAACTTACTGTTATTCTGTAACAGGGTTGCCCTTGTCCAGTATTTATTTATATGCTGTTTACTTTTCAAGTTGATAAAAACATTCTCCAATTCTAAATTTACTTGTGTCCATAGGTGATCTCTTTAGcaaactgagaaaaaaaggaagatactTTTAACATGCAAAGTTCCCTCAAGGTGTACCGTGTTTTCTCTGTGGGCACTCTTCCCCAGCACTTTAGCAGTAATTCCCCCAGCTACACGCTGCAGTTGTACTCTGCCCACTCTAGTGTTCCTCAGCTCTGCTGTCCTTTTACTTGTAGCTGGATCTTTGATTATCCTTCAATTTCcatgaaatattaatattgttGCCAGCATAGCAGGTACAGTGGAAGTCTTGTAGCAATGAGATTGTATCATAATTTaggatttaaaatgaattaaaagtttatataaaCTGAAGAGTCTCCATATGTCAAACTCTTGGAAAATCAAAGATGTTCCAGTTTCCTAAACACTAGAGAATACGAGAGAAGGTAGAGTGGAAAAGGTTAGGTAACCttgcaaaatattttactattttctctAAATATGAGGAAGTTTGAGATTATGATCTGGATCTACCAGATATAACTAAGGTTAATTTAGCATGAAAAAGTTTTAGTCATATTAGCATCAAACCTAGTCAGTAACCGAATCATAGGACAATGATGGATTAGGAGAACAATAGAGTGGGatcattataaagaaaataaattattaaaagttgTCTTTATCGTTTTCAGTGCCATTTTTAGTGTCTTTATTATAAATCAATATCAGTGTATTTTATCATTCTATGTGCAtaacagaattttcttttccctcttttgttCCCCTGTGAACTTGGTGCTTATTAAAGTGTTCACTGTTCTCTTAAAAGAGAGCAGTGGTATAGGTGTGCAGTTTCCGTGATGCAGgttccatttttaatatattgttccACTTATCCTTTCTTCTGAGTAAATTGCTAATTGTGCCAAATTTATGTAATAGTTTTTGTAATGTGGAATAAGAATTATGATGGAACCATTGCACATAGTTTTTTCTGAAACAACCAGTCAAGGCAGAACATTAATCTCCAAATGAAAGGGCtgatctatttattcattttggagGTTGGgtactttattctttctttccatcaTCCTTTTCATTGTTTCCCCCGGATTctaattagtttttatttttttttagataactCCAATATAATCATTACAGTTTATGCTTTAAATACTATgtgctttaaaaaggaaaatgggacCAATTTGTCTGCTAAGAATTTGATTTTAGGTACTATAAGAGTATTAGGAAAATACATACAACTGGTGttaatttctagatattttctaGAAATCACTTGTGttcctatttaataaaaggtAATTTAGAATACTACTTGGCCTTTGCAGTAGTTTAGTAATGGGCATTACGCTGTGTCCTGGAAGGATGTACCTATTACTAGGTGCATTTtagaatgaaatattaatattttattagcatATAATTGTGGCCATATATCTCAGATTTTCTGAGGCAGATCTAATTTTAGATAATTCTGTTGGTAGACCATGTGATCCTTCTTTTTGGTTTTGGAAATATAATCATTGTTAATGTTTTCCCTCCAAATAGAATACTGTTTTATCCATACAAATCATAACAGCATCTATCCCATGCCAGGGTTGGAAACTGATATTGGTATTACCTGTGCTTTTTCTTAGTGTGTTTTATTTCCCAGTttcatcttcttttaaaaatgaaaatatggtgccttccctccctccaagGAAGACTGGCAAATAGTTCCTTTTATTTACTGCTGCTGTGGAGTGATGAGATATGCACTTTACTCTTGAAGATTCAGCAAAAAGCTTTTCACTTCCCAGTATATCCAGAATACATCATATCTGGGACTTAGGAAAATTTGCCAAGCAGTCTTTGTTTTTATAGATACTAATGTTGACCCTCTCCAGCGTTCAATGTTATAAATAGAACAAGTCAAGCTAGTGTTTGTTtatctcctccccttccccaaaACTGTGGCACAGCATATAAAAATGTACCTCAATAATGTTCTATTAAAAATGGGACAGGGGCCTTATGTTTTCATAATTTCCCAACAATGTGCCGCCATATTTTTGCCTCAAGGTAAAGGTTTTAACAGATGAAAAAGTACTTCCCAATTCCCCCTGTGCTATTCCTAACCTATAATGCCCAAGTGTTTTGTGcaatgtgtagtgtgtgtgtataaatacatacattcttGAAATAGACATACTATCAGAGACATCATTCACAAGTAACTGATGTATTGGCATCTCATTCATATTTCTGATGTGTGAGGTATATGGTACTAATTACCTTTTCCTTGATGTTTGCCAAATTTGAATAAAGGCATTGGTACGAAATTACAGaatgtaaagaaaatgtttttggcttgaaaaattaacaaatattttatgacataCCACAGTATACTCTGCCCAAACCAGCACCCTATCTATCTTTCCTGTTCTTTACATCCCTTTTCCCCATCCCTACTTCCTCATTTTTTTGGGGTATAACACAGTTCTTTTGTAGCATCATTATAATTGCAGTTCTATGGCAATTGGACAGTTATAGCATG
This window harbors:
- the FRS2 gene encoding fibroblast growth factor receptor substrate 2, with product MGSCCSCPDKDTVPDNHRNKFKVINVDDDGNELGSGIMELTDTELILYTRKRDSVKWHYLCLRRYGYDSNLFSFESGRRCQTGQGIFAFKCARAEELFNMLQEIMQNNSINVVEEPVVERNNHQTELEVPRTPRTPTTPGFAAQNLPNGYPRYPSFGDASSHPSSRHPSVGSARLPSVGEESTHPLLVAEEQVHTYVNTTGVQEERKNRTSVHVPLEARVSNAESNTPKEEPSSVDDRDPQILLEPEGVKFVLGPTPVQKQLMEKEKLEQLGRDQVSGSGANNTEWDTGYDSDERRDAPSVNKLVYENINGLSIPSASGVRRGRLTSTSTSDTQNINNSAQRRTALLNYENLPSLPPVWEARKLSRDEDDNLGPKTPSLNGYHNNLDPMHNYVNTENVTVPASAHKIEYSRRRDCTPTVFNFDIRRPSLEHRQLNYIQVDLEGGSDSDNPQTPKTPTTPLPQTPTRRTELYAVIDIERTAAMSNLQKALPRDDGTSRKTRHNSTDLPM